In one window of Microbacterium natoriense DNA:
- a CDS encoding M57 family metalloprotease, translating into MRLIRTLAFAATAAAALSIGAVIPASAATSVDDGSAPSFQEFAASTYRDVDGSYIVNGDEVISNRSDLRAFYDVLIGPETRNDGLIVNTVSGIDDKWSDAQVSNLTYCVSTKFGARHADVVNAMASGAALWEAASSKIDFQYVSSADGNCTTRNKSVLFSVEPVQTSQYIARAFFPSTPDRQQNVLIDDSIWSSGSWTPTNILGHELGHVLGFRHEHTRPESGTCFEDTNWRPLTPYDSSSIMHYPQCNGSSDDLSMTSTDVAGVVSLYGN; encoded by the coding sequence ATGCGACTCATCAGAACCCTCGCGTTCGCCGCCACCGCGGCCGCGGCGCTCAGCATCGGCGCGGTCATCCCCGCATCCGCTGCGACCTCGGTGGACGACGGCTCCGCTCCCTCCTTCCAGGAGTTCGCGGCGTCGACCTACCGGGACGTCGACGGAAGCTACATCGTCAACGGTGACGAGGTGATCTCGAACCGGAGCGACCTGCGCGCCTTCTACGACGTGCTCATCGGCCCCGAGACGCGCAACGACGGACTCATCGTCAACACGGTCAGCGGCATCGACGACAAGTGGTCCGACGCGCAGGTGAGCAACCTCACCTACTGCGTCAGCACGAAGTTCGGCGCTCGTCACGCCGACGTCGTGAACGCGATGGCCAGCGGCGCCGCGCTGTGGGAGGCCGCGTCGTCGAAGATCGACTTCCAGTACGTCAGCAGCGCTGACGGCAACTGCACGACCCGCAACAAGTCGGTCCTGTTCTCGGTCGAGCCCGTACAGACCTCTCAGTACATCGCCCGGGCGTTCTTCCCGAGCACACCGGATCGCCAGCAGAACGTGCTGATCGACGACTCGATCTGGAGCTCGGGCTCCTGGACGCCGACGAACATCCTGGGCCACGAGCTCGGTCACGTCCTCGGATTCCGTCACGAGCACACCCGCCCCGAGTCGGGCACCTGCTTCGAAGACACCAACTGGCGCCCCCTGACGCCCTACGACTCCTCGTCGATCATGCACTACCCGCAGTGCAACGGCTCGTCCGACGACCTGTCGATGACGAGCACCGACGTCGCGGGTGTCGTCTCCCTCTACGGCAACTGA